The Lycium barbarum isolate Lr01 chromosome 4, ASM1917538v2, whole genome shotgun sequence nucleotide sequence agggctctgataccaagctttgtcacgccccgaaccatggcctgggcgtaacacgacactcgggccttgcttgtatatgtccgagcgaacctcatggcttgcttgtaaacatgggcatcaaaataacataatatatataatgcaatttaaatgaatcaagaaaatgtaatttgcggaataaagtcttgaaattttctcatagcatgaaatatcatgaaaacataatagtctgcaaacatgaaagcacaactgactctgtgaactaacatctgtctatgcaacctctaaaacatgtctgaatactaactatcaggacatggccctggactaccataaactgaatactaatgcagactccatgttgaaccccgagaggagtggggctcaccaataagctgataacttaAGTGATCCtattgcgcaggtgtatgctcctgaaaatcggtatctgcaccgtgaagtgcaggccccgggcaaagggacgttagtacatagtgaatagtactagtaCGTAAAACCTGTTGAaacgaagaacatggcacaacatagatataggacatgaactgaaactgaatttaacttgaacatgagcatgaaacgtgagtaaaatcttaaaatagtaaatcaatagaaatacttgtatgtaaaactacttgtaacgtggggaatgctatagtataaccgacaacatggtctggtacttgcgtcctaccagcagaacactcacaaccttgccagggatatgagatttaagtaataataagcatgtaaggatccaaactgcataatgaaggtgttgcctccttgttgacaacccttatcctacggtggctacgtagtttcaggctatctgagccttctcggttaactaagcaattcccaaaacatgaacataatatagttggctaagaagcccatgattttcgtgaaataacttataaataacttgtaatcatgatttcacgaaataacttgtaacttggtttcatgaaatatcttgtaatatggtttcatgagataacttgtcatagtcttgcaaacatgttcttgattcatgagtaataacaatagttcataattatatatatatataattgacttgaaaacatgcttgtaacttgctacataaaatcataaagtttcatataaacataatgagaatacatgaggaagaattcatgattcatggattaagctagggttcctaataaccgtaatggaagattaggaatacaataacgaatatagatacaaaattcatgtacataaatacataaatacgggctactaatatgttgggtttaatgccctagggtttgaacttcatggatatcaagaaacggagcatgcgTAAGAACGTAGAGATTGCCACATGTGGATGGaggttctacataccttaattgctccaaaacttgaattaaagacttgagctttggagaagatttccaaaatcttgaattcttgaatcttgagatgggttttcttgaaaaccctagttttagaatgatgatttcttgtttagattacaaggataggtattagaattgatttggaataattagagtaggcttaccttggtgttcttgatgatggaagagggttgaaagtcgttctagggcttgaaggaatgaaaaataatgagttgaactgatatggacgaatatatagtgtTATGGAACTTTGcactttacgtccagcaaaatactggccgtatttcagtttacgggccgtaaaccgcaatacggtccgtattctgccatatggactgcactgcatcacttcagtaaaatggccataactctttacacagatgtccgtttgacccccgtaagataccgttggaaaggtatttcaatgctctacaactttcatcaaggaagttatcccaaattccaaacaggttttgaaatacgggccgtaaagtgaaatacggtccgtatttaaccatatgacctcaaaatgtcaaattccagaatgttcagaaattcttggtttcagtttacgggcactgttcatggtcgtaaattgaaatacgaccactgttcatgggcgtaaaccaccatatcacaactgaacggaaaaactttcgttaaaggtacggggtgttacaataatTTTCCGAGCTCTTGTCAACATTTAATCCCACTACCGATTACCATTCAAgagccttcttcttcttcaagccAAACTAAAGCATGAATATAATGCTACAGTAAATATAATAACATTACTACTTTAAATATGGAATGAAATAATAACTTTTGTTGGGTCTCACAAAACAAAATTTATGAACTTACAATATTAGATGCTCAAGAAAGGTGACATTCTTGACTAATTTGATCATTTCTTTTTACAACAAAATCTTACAATTTCTCTATTTATAGGACTACAATATGGGATATCAAATAATGCCATCAATATGGCTATTAGCAATTTAGGATTTATGGTAATAAAAAGTTGTGGGAGTAATGAAAATAAAGACCATTAAGACATGGCTATTAGTAATTTAGGAGTTATGGTAATAAAAAGTTGTGGGAGTAATGGAAATAAAAATCATTAAGTTTTTACGTTAAAGCATATGAATGTATGATGGAGTAGTAATTGAAATATTTATTGTTgtacaataaaaaaaataaaaagaaataggAGAAATTGTCAAAaatatgagaaaaaagataaataggattcTTCGCCAAAGAGAGATGTCACATCACTCTTTTATTGCCTAGCTTTTATACTATGTATAGATTTAATTTTTGTTCATTTTTGATAGCAGAGATAGATCCAGGATCCGAACATTGATATGGCTTCGAGTTTGGGATGCTGCCAATATCCATTAAATTTCTGGGTTCGAAATTTATTATAAGTATTTAGTGTATTTGTAACATCTATACGAAGTTCGAGCTAAAAATATTGAGTTCGGACGACTACATATTACATACTAGATCGGCCCCTGCTTTGTAGGCTGGTAGCCACGGTGGGGTTTCCTCTTTTAATCCGACAATTGGCACTATATGTGTCTCTAATTAAATTGGTTATATCAGTGGAGGAGCAAAGGAGAACTAATATATAGTAGTACTGCAGTAAATTAAATTAAAGGAAATGACACACGATAAACCATACTACTTTGTTTTTCATTatgataaaaatatataaattaaaggGTGTGTATAAACAGTACACACGCATAAGAACTCATTATCACATTAAAACAACATAGTTTAACAAGACTTCATAGTACACTTATTCTGGTAGTTTTCATACCATTTGTAGCAGAATATGCTTCTTGCATGGCATTTATGGGCAGAAAACCGCTCTATAGTTTGTTCCTCCAGGACAAGTGAAAGTGCTAGTTTGATCATCTTTAGGGTAACTATAGGCATCAGGGCACCTAGTCTTAAAGTACCTCGAAAAATCTGTCCAGCTACAACTTCCAGAATTACAACAATATTGATCCGTCTTGAAAACGGCACAAGGATTGTTACATCCACCAGGAGTTCTTAGCTCGTTTGGGCATTGTCCATTAATATCGGTCCTGCACCTAATGCCACGGGTGCACCCATTGGAGGTAGGGCTAAATTCCATCGGCATGTTAAATCCATCGACTAGAGCTATGTCTAAGAAAACAAGATTATTGTATTGGTTTAGGGCATACTCGGCCAAAGAGTTTGGGGCTTGCCCATAAGATTGGCACTGGAGGAGACCGTTACAATCTCCAGTTTGACACCTACCCCGACCCGATCCATCGAAATTGCAACCTCTTTGGGCCCATATATGGGCTTGTGACGTGCCAGTAGGCACATCCTGGGGTCGAGCCAGCAGGCACgtccaggggcggagccagcacAGTGGTtgcgggttcggccgaacccaataACTTTGATTGAAACTTTGTATTTGTCTTGAAAATTTTATTGAATATGTATACATTGTTACtttagaacccagtaacttaAACAAATTAGAATCCCGAACCcacaaacttcaaatcctggctccgcctctgggCACGTCTATAGTCCAAGTTTAGCCAGCGTTGAGCTGTCAACCACCACCCACTGGCACAGACGCAGCCCAAACAGTGTAAGGACAATTGTTTTGAATGTCGAAAATTGCTGCCTCGGAGTGGGTGAAGAGGAGAAGTTGAGCAAAGATAAGAGAAGGGAAAATGAATGTGAACTTGAAAATGCTCATTTTTCTTTATGCAATTAGTACTTAGTTTTTCTAAGGGTTTAGTGTGGTGAGAAAGAGTTGGTCTGTTAGCTACTTATAGAGGAGAGTTGAGGCAACGTGCTAAAAAAAATTAGGTACTGGAGTAAAAATATATGATCATAGTGGAAGACTGGAAGGTTGCAATTGCTTGCGGATCTAAGTCTTCGTCAATGTACAAGCTTTCTAGCAATTAATTTTTGTTTTTAGAGCCCATTTGAGTTAACCTGATTGTAAATAGCTTATAAGTATTAAGTGTTGACAAGTATTTTTGAGTATTGaaattatttttatacatatacagtCATATATTTGGATAAAAATATTGAAACTGATAATAAACAATTAACACTACGAAAAAATTCCTATTTTTCcactgaaaaatgttcagtggctatttcccactgaatgtcggtAGGAAAAACTTAAATAGAATATTTACACACGGAAAAATTAGGAAGTTACCCAGCGTTTCAATGGGAATAGGTTTCCCACCATGTGTTTTCCCAGTGAGCTAGTTCAGTGTAAATGATGTTGGAAAATCATATTTTGTAGCAcaaatttcccactgaatgtcggtgggaaaaacctCTATTTCTAGTAGTGTGATGTAGTTGGTAAAAAAAATGTTCATAAACTGTTATTTTGGGTAAAATAACTTTAAAAGTACATTTGTAAGAAAAATGTTGAACGACCAATATGAAAAGGAGATGCGTCTTTTCTGGTTGGAAAATGTATTTTAAGAATTAGAATAATGAATAAAATAGTAAAAATCTTGAATGAACTAATATTGTTTATAAGCTCAACACACATTTTTTTTGGTGATTTTGACTTATAAGTACTTTGAATGTTACCAAATACGTAGATAAGCTAAAAGATTCTTGTAAACCCGCTAAAAACAACTTAAAAGCTTAAACAAACACCATCTTAAAGTTTTctaagaaaaatatatatattattggcTTAAAATTTCCACTACATGTGGAAATTTGTGGGTCTTCCAATGAAGAATTTATAAATTGATGAGGCAAACATACAGGGTTTTTTCTTTCCTTCTGCGTGAGGGGTTTCTTTTTTCTCTTGTCCCGTGATAAGTTTTTGGGCTTTTCAATCTAGAGTTATTTAATCATAATCTTTTTTCTTCACCATGTCATCTTCATCGCACCAAACACAGAGGATGCACCCCTTGCAGCGATATACGCGTGTTTAGATTTGAGGACGCGAAGCGTGACATCGTTAAATTTCCCGATGACCTAGAGGTCCCGATGAAAATAGTGGTGCAACGTTCGCACTTTGGTATCTGGTAGGCCGTGTCTATATCGGTAAACCAATCTATATTCTATCCTTTAAGTATTTTATTGGGAAAGACCCGGCGGCCAGAAAAGAAGATGGCTGTCAAGGAAGTTGGAAATAATGCTTTTTTATTCCAGTTCTTTCATAGCATGGACTATGCACGAATATGGCGGACGATCCGTGGAACTATCAACAGAGCCCAATAGTGCTACGACCTCTTCTGCCAGGGAAAAACCCTAGGCAAGTGGAGCTTACGACATTGGATATTTGGGTTCAAATTCATGGTATATATAGCTGCAGGCTTCTGGTCGGAGCGTGTTACTAAGAAGGGGGTAATTTTTGGGTGAATTCCTATCGATGGATGAGAAGAATATGAATCTGATATAGAGGGATTATATAAAGGTTAGGGTCCGCATGGCTTCAAGAATAGTCAGCTGATATTAATCTAAAAGCCATAATAAGCTTAgagtcaccaaaaaaaaaaaagtatgtcaTGACTTATTTCCATAAAAGCATTTAATGAAAGGTTTCAAATTAGTATAAAATTTGTAGAACCAAAAAAAGAGTTAATCACATGTTGTAGTTGTTTCACTTATGAACGGAGGGCAGTTGATGGGCAATTTGGGCTCATTTGATGGGTCaaaattgggttgatgaattgtgATTGGTTAACTTAGGCTAGCTCAAATCAGCTCATCTTCAAAATCATTTTAGCCCAAATCCATTAAAACTTGAACGAGTTAAATGGGTTTGGGCTAATCTTTTCACCCTTAATATATACTGCCTTTAATTAAGATGTACTATGAGATAATCTCATTGAGATTGTTAGAATTTAACGTTATAAAGAATTGGTGCGCTAGAAATTTTTAGAGGAGAGTTAGGGAAGGTTGTGAACATTTTACAAATTGGACGAGAAATAGATAGTCATGCTACAGGTTGCAATATTTAATTTTGATTGCAAAGCTAAGTTTTGTCAATATATGGTGCTATTTCTGGTCTTCAGTAGTGTTACAAATTATGTTTCAATAATATCAATGCGTGGATACTAATTTTACTAATTGTCGTTGATTTTTTTCTTAAATCAAAAGTCCGTGGGGTTAGGCTTGGGCCCCTACCTATGTATTCCACAAAGCATAAGTACATGGAGGAGGACATAAACCTTAGCCTCCAATACAACAAGTGACATCGTGTTAATCATGTAGCAAAACTTGAGCTCCAACCTAGAAAGATTGTAATACTTCTCTTTTAACAACAGTCTATTGGACATACTACCATATGTAACAGAAAAGAAATTCATTAGTTTCTACCATGAACAAAAGAGAAGTTATTTTTTTGTGCTTTAATTCTAAAACTAAAAGCTCCATTGTTGTCATTCTTCATGCAGTTTTTAATTCTCCGAGGGAGATTTAAATCCTGTGTGAAGAAAGTGTTCTGCTTTGAGCTCCCTCCTGTGTTAGCCAAGTTGAtacaaaaataaaaggaaagacAAGAAATAACA carries:
- the LOC132638102 gene encoding LOW QUALITY PROTEIN: protein P21-like (The sequence of the model RefSeq protein was modified relative to this genomic sequence to represent the inferred CDS: substituted 2 bases at 2 genomic stop codons), which encodes MSIFKFTFIFPSLIFAQLLLFTHSEAAIFDIQNNCPYTVWAASVPVGGGXQLNAGXTWTIDDVPTGTSQAHIWAQRGCNFDGSGRGRCQTGDCNGLLQCQSYGQAPNSLAEYALNQYNNLVFLDIALVDGFNMPMEFSPTSNGCTRGIRCRTDINGQCPNELRTPGGCNNPCAVFKTDQYCCNSGSCSWTDFSRYFKTRCPDAYSYPKDDQTSTFTCPGGTNYRAVFCP